CGCTTTACCCAGCTTCATCATCGCCTGCAGCAGCAGCACCCGCAGCTGCGCCTGGCGCGCCAGCAGACCGTGCTGGAACGCCTGCGCCAGCGGATGAACCTCGCGGTGGACAACCAGCTTAAACGCGCGGTGCAGCGTCAGCAGCGAACCTCTCAGCGTCTGAATCAGCAGAACCCGCAGCCGCGCATCTGGCGCGCGCAGACGCGTATCCAGCAGCTGGAATACCGGCTGGCTGAGAACGTGCGCGCCCGCCTCGGCAGCACCCGCGAGCGCTTTGGTAATGCGGTGACCCACCTTGAAGCGGTCAGCCCGCTTTCAACGCTGGCGCGCGGTTACAGCGTGACCACCGCCACCGACGGCAAAGTGCTGAAGCAGACGAAACAGGTCAAAGCCGGGGATGTGCTCACCACCCGGCTGTCAGACGGCTGGGTGGAAAGCGAAGTGAAAGGCGTAACGCCGGTGAAGAAAACGCGCACGCGCAAAAAAGCGTAATTATTGTTGGCCGTCAGGCGTGACGGCAAGCATCACCCAGGACAGCCCGGAAAAAATGACCAGCGCGACCGCTGCGCCCGCCATTCCCAGCAACAGGCCAAACATCACGGAGCCGACAATTTGCCCGGCTGCCAGCATCAGAAAAGCCATACTGACCCCCACAGCCGGTGACGGATGAGCGATAACCGCCCCCTGCACCAGCAGTACGCCGGATAAAATAACGTATCCCGCCCCGCTCATTGCCACCACCGGGACGAGCCACCAGGCAAACCCTTCACTTAACGCCAGAGCCAACAGCGAAGCGGCCATGAAAATCTGCGATCCCCGGTAAACGCCCCGCATCCCGATACGTTTTTCCGCACTACCGGTAAACACGGCCAGGATCCCTGCCCCGCCGCTCACCAGCCACAGAACCCGCGTGACGGCGCTATCAAGCCCGCTATGATTCCTGAGCAGCTCCGGGCCAAAACTCCACCAGGCGGCGCTGGCAACGCCGCTCACAAAAGCAATACTTAACAGCCGGAACATTCCCGGCTTGCGAAGCGACTCGCGCCAGGATGGCGTTTGTTCACGCTTGCGCGAAGCCAGACCCGGCAGATAACGCCAGGCTGCCAGCAGGCAGAGCAGTGCCAGCAGGGCAAAGACGATACAGGCCGCCCGCCAGCCGCCGGGCATAAAAAGCAGAACCGGCACCGAGAGGATGATCCCGGCGCTTGTTCCGGCATTAATGACGGTATTCACCAGGGTCTGGCGATCCGGGGCAATGGTGTCATTTACGGCCCCGGCAAGCGCGGGTGAGGCCAGGCCAGAACTCAATCCGGCAATAAATAATCCTGTCGCCAGGGTAAGCGGCAGCGCCGAGAAAGCCAGAATAATCAGCCCGCCTGCGGCCGTGGCGGCGGCCAGCAAAGCCGGTACGCGAGGGCCATAGCGACTGGTGAGAAAAGAGGCAAAAAATACTGACAGGCAATAAGCCGCATAGCTGCAGGCTGCAATCAACCCGGCAACCTGGGGTGAGAAAGGAATGTCCTGACGGATATCGGGCAGCATCAACCCCCAGGAAAATCTCGCCATGCCGTATGTCACCGCGATTAATGAGAACCCGGTTATACCCAGTGCGATCGGTCTGTTCATTACGCTCCTCTTATTGCCGCTGTAAAAAACCTAAACGCTGAGAAGGCGTTGTGCCAGTTTTTACCGGTACGAATACTCCGACTTCTCCCCGCCCCCGGCGTCATCATTTACACTGAAAGTGTTTCTTTTTTCGGCATTGCCAGAAACAGGAGAGAAGCATGACCCGAATTCACAGCGTGATCCCGCCCTATATTCTTCGTCGTATTATTGAGAGTGGCTCTGAGCCTCAACAGCGTTGCGCCCGCCAGACGCTGACGCATGTACAAACGCTGATGGCCCATATGCCAGGTAAACCCGCCGCGCCGCACGTGAATAAAACCGGGCAGCTGGAGCGTGATATTTATGATGCAAAACAGGCCCAGGAACTGCCTGGCATTCAGGTGCGTTATGAGGGGCAGCCGTCAAACGGGGATATTACTGTCGATGAAGCCTATGATTATTTAGGTATCACCCATGAATTTTTCTGGAAAAATTATCACCGCGACTCGCTGGATAATAAAGGGCTGATGCTGACGGGCACCGTTCATTATGGGCGGGAATATCAGAACGCTTTCTGGAATGGTCAGCAGATGGTATTTGGCGATGGCGACGGCGAGATATTTAACCGCTTCACCATTGCCATAGACATAGTGGCGCATGAACTTAGCCATGGGGTGACCGAAACCGAAGCCGGGCTAATCTACTTTGAACAATCGGGCGCGCTGAATGAGTCTTTATCGGACGTTTTCGGCTCGCTGGTGAAACAGTATCACCTGAAGCAAACGGCTGATGAAGCCGACTGGCTGATTGGTGGAGGGCTGCTGGCTGAAGGGATCAACGGCAAGGGGCTGCGATCGATGTCAGAGCCCGGCACCGCCTATGACGATCCGCTGCTCGGAAAAGATCCGCAGCCCGCGCACATGAAAGACTTTATCAAAACGCGCGAAGATAACGGCGGCGTGCATCTTAATTCAGGCATTCCCAATCGCGCGTTTTATCTTGCTGCAACGGCCATTGGCGGCAACGCCTGGGAGAAAGCCGGTTATGCATGGTATGACACGGTTTGCGATCGACAGCTGGCGCAAGATGCAGATTTTGACGCCTTTGCGAAACTGACGGTTGCCCACGGTGAAAAGCGATCGGGTGGCGACGTCGCAGCAGCCATTGAACAAGCCTGGAAACAGGTGGGAGTGTTGTGAATGCAGGTTCCGGAACTGACCGAAGACGCGGTCGTCGAGCTGGCGCGTGAAGGTGGCGTGGCCTATATCCCGCATCTCAGCGGGTTGCGGCGAATCGCCCTCTCGACTCTTAACAGTGCACAGCGCCAGCGCGTGGTGAACATACTTCAGCAGGCGATTCCTCGTGGAGAGCCGCCCGGCCAGCCGTCGTCACCCGGCGGCGGCGACCAGCGCTATTTTCGCATTCAGATAATCTGGACCCGGCACAATCAGGCGCAATACACCGACATCATCGTGCTGGTTCCCGAACAGGAAGCGCCAGAGTCGCTGGTCGAACTCTGGCAAAAAGGCGAAGGCTGCGTATGCGATTAGTCAGCCGCGACGAACTCCACGCGCTTTTTCGAGATCAGCCCGTGGCCGTTCTGGCAGAAATAATCCACCGCTCCGCAGGCTTTTAACACCTGGAGTGGCTGATGGCACTCCGGGCAGCGGGCTTCCAGGGCAATATCTTTATTGCAGCTCTCGCAGTGCGCCACACCGTTTTGCGGCTCCAGCTCTGCGTGACATTCCGGGCAGGTAATCGACATGATGACTCCTTTGAAGGATATTCAGTACTCAATCGATTTTACCACGATGCGCTCAGTGAGGGCCACGCAGCTGCTGCTGTAATCTCAGCAGGAGCTCAACCTCTTCCAGCCGCCGCTGCGTTGTGCGGCTCACCTCCTGCGGGTCGCGTACAAACAGGCTCTGCTCCCCCAGAATATGTTCTGCCAGACAGTTCGCGTAAATCGTGCCGCCAAAGCGCCAGCACTGAACCTGCTCGCCGTCGGTGAGCGTCAGCACATCCTCTGCCCCGCGCCGGTCGTGGCTGATGATGCGTCCGTCCCGCAGATGCAGTCGCAGCCCTTTTTGCCCGCCTGACGGCCCGGCATATTTGTTCAGCCAGATATCCACCGGCACGCCGCCCATCGTCCCCTGAAGATGCGCCTCGCCTTCGGCAGTGGTCATATCGCCTCTGGCGATATCGCGCCCCAGCCGATCTCTGGCCGTCACGACCTGTAAAGCAAGCTCGCCGCTGCCGCCCAGATACCGCACCGTCTCGCGCATCATCGCCAGCACGTGGGTGCCGATATCCAGGATTACCCCATCCGGATGGCGAAGCGTCCGGGTATCCGGCTCGCCGGTGGCAAAGTTAAGCGCGAAGGGCTCACCCGCCGCGTTAAACCCGCTTGGCTCCTGCAAAAAACCCTCGATCCTGACGATATCAGAAAGGTGTCTGACCAGCCCCAGGCGCACCAGGTTTATGCGCGCCATCCAGTGATCGAGTGCCAGCACCCGCGCGGCTGCCTCCGGCCTCGCCAGCAGCGATCTCAGTTTTTCGGTCTGGCCCAGGGTGGCGACGATCGGTTTTTCCACCACGATGCGCGGGATGGAAGACGCCAGCGCCTGCTCAAGCACGTCAAGGTGTTGTAGCGATGCGGTGGTGATAAACAGCGTATCGAGGGGTCGGGCAAGAAGGTCGGCAAGGGTTGGAACTCGCGTAACGCCATCCAGGGTTTTCGCGGGCTGGATATCAAATCCCGGACAGGGAAGTGATTCAGCAAAGGTACCTTGTAATGCGGGCAAATAGGCGGTTTCGACTACCGCTCCAAGTCCAACAAACCCAATCTGCATCTGAACCTCTTTCGTTGCATTGCCGGCGCGTAACCACGCCCCGGCAATGTCGGTCAGATTCAGGCGTTAGTTACGGGTTTCGGCTCACTTTTCGTCTGCGCATTTTCCAGCATACGACGCACCGGAACAATGAGCACCGTCAGAACGGCGGCACAAATCAGCAGAGCAACGGAGCAGCGCGCGAAGAGATCCGGCAACATATCCAGCTGGTCAGCCTTCACGTGGCCGCCAATCAGGCCCGCCGCCAGGTTGCCCAGCGCGCTGGCGCAGAACCACAGCCCCATCATCTGGCCGCGCATTCTTTCCGGAGCCAGCAGGGTCATGGTCGCCAGACCAATCGGGCTCAGGCACAGTTCACCGAGGGTCAGCATCAGGATACTGCCCACCAGCCAGAACGGAGAAACGCCTGCCCCACCGTTACTGAGGACGTTCTGCGCCGCCAGCATCATCAGGCCAAAGCCGCCTGCCGCGCACAGAATGCCGATCACGAACTTGGTGATGCTGCTCGGGCGAATGTTGTTGCTCGCCAGCTTCGGCCATGCCCAGCTAAAGACCGGTGCCAGCAGAATAATAAACAGGGCGTTAATCGACTGGAACCACACGGCCGGGATTTCGAAATCGCCGATCATGCGATTAGTGTAGTCGTTGGCAAACAGGTTAAACGACGTCGGTTTTTGCTCGAACGCAGACCAGAAGAACGCCGCAGACACCAGCAGAATGAAGCAGACCAGCAGTCTGGCGCGCTCTTTACGGTTCAGACCGGCAAAGACAAACAGCCAGATGAAGTAGAGGGCCACCGAGGCGGCAATGAAGTAAACCAGCACGCTGGCCACGGCAACCGGGTTAATTACAATCACGCCCTGGGCGATCAGAGTGACGATAATCGCGACACCCGCTGCCAGCGCCAGCAGCCAGCCGCCAACACCGTTTTTCTTCACCACCGGGCTGTTCCAGGTGGAGTCCAGCCCCACTTCGCTGTCGTAGCGTTTCATCGCCGGAACGGCAAACAGGCGGAAGATGACCAGCGCGACCAGCATCCCGATGCCGCCGATGCCAAAGCCCCAGTGCCAGCCGTGAGATTTAATCAGCCAGCCGGAGATCAGCGGCGCGATAAATGAGCCCATGTTGATGCCCATATAGAACAGCGAGAAGCCGCCGTCACGACGCGCATCGCCTTTCTTATACAGGGTGCCGACCATTACCGAGATGCAGGTTTTGAACAGGCCCGAACCAAGGACAATAAACATCAGGCCGATAAAGAACAGGTTGTTGCCCATCACCGCAGACAGCGCAATCGACAGGTGGCCGAGCGCGATCAGAATTGAACCGTACCAGACCGCTCTCTGCTGTCCGAGCCAGTTATCCGCCAGCCAGCCGCCCGGCAGCGCGGCCAGGTACATGGTCCCGGCAAAGATACCGACGATGGCGGAGGCGTTTTCACGCGCCAGCCCCATCCCGCCGTCATAGACGGTGGCGGCCATAAACAGGATCAGTAGTGGACGAATGCCGTAAAACGAGAAGCGCTCCCACATCTCGGTGAAGAACAGCGAGCCAAGTGGATAAGGATGGCCGAAGAAAGTTCGGCTTTCGTTTTTATTAACAGAGGATTGCATAATTCTCCCGAGATGATGTGTCGTCGTGCTTGTAAACACCGGAGGTCAGCCACGCAGAGAGTGTTCTGGCGGCTTTTTTACATCCGGCGAAATGTTATTTAACCATTTGATAACCTGAGGCTACTTTTGTCCAGCCCCCACCCCACCACCAAAAGATGAAAATTCGACAATCGTCTTATTTCTTAGATTTTATGTTGGATAAACATGAATAGTGATTGACATCACATCAATAATTATTCGTTGCTTTCAGAGGAGTTGAGGCATAAAAAAACCCGCGACAGGCGCGGGTTTTTCAGCAGATCGGCTAATTATTTGCTTTTCTTGATGTGTTTAATCAAACGCTTACGCTTACGCATCTGGTTCGGGGTCAGGGTGTTGCGTTTGTTGGCAAACGGGTTGTCCCCTTCCTTGAACTGAATGCGGATCGGCGTACCCATCACGTCCAGCGATTTGCGGAAGTAGTTCATCAGGTAGCGTTTGTAAGAATCGGGCAGATCCTTCACCTGGTTACCGTGGATAACCACGATAGGCGGGTTATAACCCCCCGCGTGGGCATACTTCAGCTTCACGCGACGACCGCGCACCAGCGGTGGCTGATGGTCTTCTGCCGCCATGGTCATGATGCGGGTCAGCATCGCGGTACCCACACGACGGGTGGAGCTGTCGTAGGCTTCGCGAACGGATTCGAACAGGTTGCCGACGCCGCTGCCGTGCAGGGCAGAGATAAAGTGCACGCGGGCAAAGTCGATAAAGCCCAGACGGAAGTCCAGCGTCTCTTTCACCTGCTCACGTACTTCATTGCTCAGGCCATCCCACTTGTTGACGACGATAACCAGTGAGCGCCCACTATTGAGGATAAAGCCGAGCAGGGAGAGATCCTGATCGGAGATGCCTTCACGGGCATCGATAACCAGCATCACCACGTTGGCGTCTTCAATCGCCTGCAGAGTTTTGATTACCGAGAATTTTTCCACCACGTCGGTGATTTTGCCGCGCTTACGCACGCCCGCGGTGTCGATCAGCACGTATTCACGCTCGTCGCGCTGCATGGGGATATAGATGCTGTCGCGGGTCGTGCCCGGCATGTCGTACACCACCACGCGGTCTTCACCGAGGATGCGGTTAGTAAGTGTGGACTTACCTACGTTCGGACGACCAACAATCGCCAGCTTGATCGGCAGATCCTGCGGGTTGAAGTCGTCTTCAGGCTCTTCTTCGCCCTCTTCACCTTCTTCGAACTGCGCCCAGTATTCTGCGTCTTCATCGACCTCTTCCGGCGGGCTGATCTCGTCAACGTACGGCAGGAGTGCGGTTTCCAGCAGGCTGGTTACGCCACGGCCGTGAGAGGCGGCGATCGGATAGATGTCGCCCAGGCCCAATGACCAGAAATCCGCCATCGCCTGATCGGGATCGATGCCGTCAGTTTTGTTTGCCACCAGGAAAGTGGCTTTTTCACGCGAGCGCAGGTGCTTGGCGATAGCCGAGTCGGCAGGCATCAGGCCCGCACGCGCATCGACCATAAACAGCACGATGTCGGCTTCTTCAATCGCCAGCAGGGATTGCTCCGCCATGCGGGTTTCAACGCCGTCCTCTGTACCGTCGATACCACCGGTATCGATACAGATAAACTCACGACCTTCCACTTCGGCACGACCGTACTTACGGTCACGCGTGAGCCCCGGGAAATCCGCAACCAGCGCATCACGGGTGCGTGTTAAACGGTTAAAAAGAGTGGATTTTCCAACGTTCGGGCGCCCGACAAGCGCGACCACAGGTACCATGTTTAAAGCCTCATAAAATTCGATATCACGTCGCGTTTGCGGCGTTTTTTAAAAAATCAAAACGGCCCCTGAAGCAACAGGAGCCGTTGAGTATACTACAACCGCGGTGATTAACGCGTGATCGCGTACAGCGTACCGTCTTTTGCCTGGATCAGCAGTTTGCCGT
This DNA window, taken from Leclercia adecarboxylata, encodes the following:
- a CDS encoding MFS transporter, with translation MNRPIALGITGFSLIAVTYGMARFSWGLMLPDIRQDIPFSPQVAGLIAACSYAAYCLSVFFASFLTSRYGPRVPALLAAATAAGGLIILAFSALPLTLATGLFIAGLSSGLASPALAGAVNDTIAPDRQTLVNTVINAGTSAGIILSVPVLLFMPGGWRAACIVFALLALLCLLAAWRYLPGLASRKREQTPSWRESLRKPGMFRLLSIAFVSGVASAAWWSFGPELLRNHSGLDSAVTRVLWLVSGGAGILAVFTGSAEKRIGMRGVYRGSQIFMAASLLALALSEGFAWWLVPVVAMSGAGYVILSGVLLVQGAVIAHPSPAVGVSMAFLMLAAGQIVGSVMFGLLLGMAGAAVALVIFSGLSWVMLAVTPDGQQ
- a CDS encoding M4 family metallopeptidase; amino-acid sequence: MTRIHSVIPPYILRRIIESGSEPQQRCARQTLTHVQTLMAHMPGKPAAPHVNKTGQLERDIYDAKQAQELPGIQVRYEGQPSNGDITVDEAYDYLGITHEFFWKNYHRDSLDNKGLMLTGTVHYGREYQNAFWNGQQMVFGDGDGEIFNRFTIAIDIVAHELSHGVTETEAGLIYFEQSGALNESLSDVFGSLVKQYHLKQTADEADWLIGGGLLAEGINGKGLRSMSEPGTAYDDPLLGKDPQPAHMKDFIKTREDNGGVHLNSGIPNRAFYLAATAIGGNAWEKAGYAWYDTVCDRQLAQDADFDAFAKLTVAHGEKRSGGDVAAAIEQAWKQVGVL
- a CDS encoding protealysin inhibitor emfourin; the protein is MQVPELTEDAVVELAREGGVAYIPHLSGLRRIALSTLNSAQRQRVVNILQQAIPRGEPPGQPSSPGGGDQRYFRIQIIWTRHNQAQYTDIIVLVPEQEAPESLVELWQKGEGCVCD
- a CDS encoding zinc ribbon domain-containing protein — encoded protein: MSITCPECHAELEPQNGVAHCESCNKDIALEARCPECHQPLQVLKACGAVDYFCQNGHGLISKKRVEFVAAD
- a CDS encoding Gfo/Idh/MocA family oxidoreductase; the protein is MQIGFVGLGAVVETAYLPALQGTFAESLPCPGFDIQPAKTLDGVTRVPTLADLLARPLDTLFITTASLQHLDVLEQALASSIPRIVVEKPIVATLGQTEKLRSLLARPEAAARVLALDHWMARINLVRLGLVRHLSDIVRIEGFLQEPSGFNAAGEPFALNFATGEPDTRTLRHPDGVILDIGTHVLAMMRETVRYLGGSGELALQVVTARDRLGRDIARGDMTTAEGEAHLQGTMGGVPVDIWLNKYAGPSGGQKGLRLHLRDGRIISHDRRGAEDVLTLTDGEQVQCWRFGGTIYANCLAEHILGEQSLFVRDPQEVSRTTQRRLEEVELLLRLQQQLRGPH
- a CDS encoding peptide MFS transporter gives rise to the protein MQSSVNKNESRTFFGHPYPLGSLFFTEMWERFSFYGIRPLLILFMAATVYDGGMGLARENASAIVGIFAGTMYLAALPGGWLADNWLGQQRAVWYGSILIALGHLSIALSAVMGNNLFFIGLMFIVLGSGLFKTCISVMVGTLYKKGDARRDGGFSLFYMGINMGSFIAPLISGWLIKSHGWHWGFGIGGIGMLVALVIFRLFAVPAMKRYDSEVGLDSTWNSPVVKKNGVGGWLLALAAGVAIIVTLIAQGVIVINPVAVASVLVYFIAASVALYFIWLFVFAGLNRKERARLLVCFILLVSAAFFWSAFEQKPTSFNLFANDYTNRMIGDFEIPAVWFQSINALFIILLAPVFSWAWPKLASNNIRPSSITKFVIGILCAAGGFGLMMLAAQNVLSNGGAGVSPFWLVGSILMLTLGELCLSPIGLATMTLLAPERMRGQMMGLWFCASALGNLAAGLIGGHVKADQLDMLPDLFARCSVALLICAAVLTVLIVPVRRMLENAQTKSEPKPVTNA
- the der gene encoding ribosome biogenesis GTPase Der; its protein translation is MVPVVALVGRPNVGKSTLFNRLTRTRDALVADFPGLTRDRKYGRAEVEGREFICIDTGGIDGTEDGVETRMAEQSLLAIEEADIVLFMVDARAGLMPADSAIAKHLRSREKATFLVANKTDGIDPDQAMADFWSLGLGDIYPIAASHGRGVTSLLETALLPYVDEISPPEEVDEDAEYWAQFEEGEEGEEEPEDDFNPQDLPIKLAIVGRPNVGKSTLTNRILGEDRVVVYDMPGTTRDSIYIPMQRDEREYVLIDTAGVRKRGKITDVVEKFSVIKTLQAIEDANVVMLVIDAREGISDQDLSLLGFILNSGRSLVIVVNKWDGLSNEVREQVKETLDFRLGFIDFARVHFISALHGSGVGNLFESVREAYDSSTRRVGTAMLTRIMTMAAEDHQPPLVRGRRVKLKYAHAGGYNPPIVVIHGNQVKDLPDSYKRYLMNYFRKSLDVMGTPIRIQFKEGDNPFANKRNTLTPNQMRKRKRLIKHIKKSK